The genomic region TAGGGTATTTGCAGCCAAAACGTTGGATAACCTTTACCATACGCCACCGCCTGCTCGTGTTGTACCACTTGCGTGATCCCTAACGTTGCGAGCACCTGGTCATAAAAAGCGATAGCATCTAACAGCTGGTTGGTTCCAAGTGAAATATGACACAAGGTTTTTGCCTGCTGTTGAGCTGAAGTAATATCCATATTTCATTATCTTGATTAACTAAATTTTGCTTAGTTTAATCTATCGCTACGCCAATAGCGACTGGGCTTTTGATTGACTTGCTGAAGACTGCCTTCTTCGTCAATTAAATAAGCTAACACGCTATCACTATCAAACTGATACTCCACTTGACTGACTAATGTACTGTCTTCGTCAATTTCTACAGCATACTGCATAAAGTCTTTAACTTCGTTTTTATCATCAAAGGTTAACAACAATCGTTGTTGTCGATTTGAAAATATCGACATTTCAGCCAGTAAATAGGTGTTTTTACCTGTAACATTATTATGCAAAACACCAATCGCCATACCTCGCCAGTATTGCAAATGTTCATTACGGGCTTTGGTAAATACGGCATAAGCATATTTTTGTTTAACATCCGAAACTAGCTCAAAGTGCTCTTGCTCCATGGTTCGAAAAGTCTGATCACGGAATTTAAGCATTTCCATGCGAACATAGGTAGGTGGCGGTAACGAACTACAAGCAAGAAGGGCAAAACACAGGCTTAAAGATACAAATACTTTCATAGCTAACTCTTTTATTTTTATCAGTATTTGTAAAGCATAGTAGAAAAATTTCAGCCTTCAACTAGAGATAACAAGCCGTATTGGTACCGTCCCAGAAAGTGTGTCTCTCTTATTTTAATTTCAGTTTCAAATTACCTAGTTAAACAAGTTACTTTTCTCAAAGCGACTTATCGGGTATTGGTAAGTCGTTTTATTCATATCCAGTGCTACCTTACTTAGAATGGTTAATACAGAATCAACACTTGGCATGGAATTCCTTATTTTTAACGTTCGTTTGAATGATTTATTTAATCGTTCAATCCAGTTGGTAGTATAAATCATATTGCGGATGATCGGCTCAAAGTCCAAGTATGTGGCGTAATACTGCAAGTACGGCTTATCAATAAACATCTTAAAGTTAGAATATCTCTTACCCCACTTCTCATATAACCACCGAGCGCGGATCATAAGTTCTTCACGGTCATCTGATTGATCATCTAAATTAAAGACAAACCTCAAATCATCAGCGACTTCACCACGATGAGACTTCTTCACTTTTTTTAAGATGTTGCGTTTCATATGTAAGACGCACTTTTGAATTTTACATTGATAATGCCGTTCAATGGCCGAATCTAAGCCCGATAGGTTATCAATCACAGCAAGGTCGATTTGCTTGAGGCCACGCTCCTTTAAATCTAACAAGATGTCATCCCAATTGGCTGCTGATTCGGTCGGTGCATTGTAAATACCAATCACTTCACGAGTCATGTCGTGCTTTACCGCTAAAACGATATAGTAGGCTTCGCTAGAAACCGTTTCACGCTTTGTTTTGATAAATGTCGCATCGAGATAAATGATGGGGTAATAATCGCATAACTTCTGTTTTCTGAAGTCTTCCATTTCCTCATATAGGCTCTTAGTAATGCGCGATACGGCGCTTCGAGTGAGCTTTTGGCCATAGATAGATTCAGTTATTGATTCAATTTCTCGAGTTGTAAGCCCCTTGGCATAAAGCTCAAAACAAAGTTCGTTCAGTGTATCGCTTTGCTCTTTCATGACATTGAGGATCCAAGGCTTGAATTGATTTAATCGATCACGAGGTACCTGTAAAGATAGAGCATCACCTATACCTAAGCCTGCCACAGGTCTATAGCCATTGCCTTTGTTACCTTGAGAAGATCTTAGGTATTCCGTTCGCTCAGCTTTCATAAATGAATTAAGGGCGAGCTCTAATACCTGATTTAGACCACCTGGCTTTTGGATTAAAGAATCTAATGCTGCTTGAATTTGCTTACTATTCAGCGTTAAATTAGTCATAGTCTCTCTCCGTTTGTTGTTGATTGTTTTTTGGTCGAAACTTTCAACTAAACTAAGAGAGACTTTTTTATTTGTCTAGTGGGACACACTTTAGTGGGACGGTATGGCCGTATTATGCTGCTGTCGCTGATTTTATTTGGTCAACAAAAAAGCCCCGCTAACGAGATTCGCGGGGCTTTAACGTATGTTGGGCTTAAAATTACGACAAGGTAACCAAATTACCTTTTTCTTGCAGCCAATCCTTGCGATCTCCAGCACGTTTTTTTGATAGCAACATGTCCATGATTTCCATGGTGGTATCGTATTCATCTACCGTTAATTGGACTAAGCGACGGGTATTAGGGTCCATAGTGGTCTCCCGCAATTGCAATGGATTCATCTCACCTAAACCTTTAAAGCGCTGTACGTTAACCTTGCCACGCATTTTTTCTGCCTCGATACGGTCAAGGATGCCTTGTTTCTCTTGCTCGTCAAGGGCATAAAACACCTCTTTACCGACGTCAATTCGGTACAGAGGTGGCATCGCCACGTAAACATGACCAGCTTGCACAAGTGGTAAAAAATGCTGAGTAAATAACGCACAGAGAAGGGTCGCAATATGCAGACCATCGGAGTCTGCATCGGCTAAAATACAAATTTTGCCATAACGCAAACCGGATAAGTCCTCAGAGTCTGGGTCGATACCAAGTGCTACCGAAATATCATGAATTTCTTGTGATGCTAAAATCTGTCCAGACTCCACTTCCCAAGAGTTCAGAATTTTACCGCGCAGAGGCATAATCGCTTGAAAGTCACGATCTCGCGCTTGTTTGGCACTACCGCCAGCTGAGTCACCCTCAACTAAGAATAACTCAGTACGTTCTGGCTCTTGCGAGCCACAATCCGTTAATTTACCCGGTAACGCAGGGCCTTGGGTTACCTTTTTACGGACCACTTTTTTACTGGCACGCATCCGACGCTGGGCATTGGCAATACAAAATTCCGCTAACGCTTCCGCAATATCAGTATGTTCATTAAGCCATAAACTAAAAGCGTCTTTGACCACGCCCGAGACAAAAGCAGAACATTGTCTTGACGACAAGCGCTCTTTAGTTTGACCTGCAAATTGTGGATCTTGAATTTTTACTGACAAGATAAACGCACATTTATCCCAAATATCATCTGGGGTCAGTTTTACGCCGCGAGGAATTAAATTACGAAATTCACAAAACTCGCGCATCGAGTCCAGCAACCCTTGGCGCAAACCGTTAACATGGGTACCACCTTGAATGGTAGGAATTAAGTTAACATAACTCTCACCAATGCTATCGCCGCCTTCCGGTAACCAAGTAACGGCCCAATCAACGGCTTCGTGCTGTGATGCAAAGGTTCCGATAAATGGTTGTTCAGGTAAGTTAGGCCATTTGGCAACGGCTTCTTTCAAGTAATCTTGTAAGCCATTTTCATAACACCAATGATATTTTTCACCCGCTACTTTATCGTGGAACTTAATCGATAAACCCGGGCATAACACGGCTTTGGCTTTTAAAATGTGTACCATGCGTGATACGGAGAATTTATGCGAGTCAAAGTAACTGGCATCAGGCCAAAAACGTACACGAGAACCGGTATTGCGCTTACCAACGGTCCCCGTTACCGTAAGATCCGATACCTTTTCGCCGTTTTCAAAGGCCATTTCAAAAACTTTTTGATCGCGGCGCACCACCACTTCAACACGAGTTGATAAGGCATTAACCACAGAAATACCAACCCCGTGTAAACCACCTGAAAATTGATAATTCTTATTCGAGAATTTACCGCCGGCATGCAGACGACAAAAGATCAACTCAACCCCCGGAACGCCCTCTTCAGGGTGTATATCCGTTGGCATCCCACGACCATCATCAATAACTTCTAGCGACTGGTCTTCATGTAAGATCACTTGGATATTACGAGCAAAACCTGCTAAGGCTTCATCTACAGAGTTATCAATAACCTCTTGTCCTAAATGGTTCG from Thalassotalea sp. Sam97 harbors:
- a CDS encoding IS256 family transposase, with the translated sequence MTNLTLNSKQIQAALDSLIQKPGGLNQVLELALNSFMKAERTEYLRSSQGNKGNGYRPVAGLGIGDALSLQVPRDRLNQFKPWILNVMKEQSDTLNELCFELYAKGLTTREIESITESIYGQKLTRSAVSRITKSLYEEMEDFRKQKLCDYYPIIYLDATFIKTKRETVSSEAYYIVLAVKHDMTREVIGIYNAPTESAANWDDILLDLKERGLKQIDLAVIDNLSGLDSAIERHYQCKIQKCVLHMKRNILKKVKKSHRGEVADDLRFVFNLDDQSDDREELMIRARWLYEKWGKRYSNFKMFIDKPYLQYYATYLDFEPIIRNMIYTTNWIERLNKSFKRTLKIRNSMPSVDSVLTILSKVALDMNKTTYQYPISRFEKSNLFN
- the parE gene encoding DNA topoisomerase IV subunit B; protein product: MTDQYNSDAIEVLSGLDPVRRRPGMYTDTNRPNHLGQEVIDNSVDEALAGFARNIQVILHEDQSLEVIDDGRGMPTDIHPEEGVPGVELIFCRLHAGGKFSNKNYQFSGGLHGVGISVVNALSTRVEVVVRRDQKVFEMAFENGEKVSDLTVTGTVGKRNTGSRVRFWPDASYFDSHKFSVSRMVHILKAKAVLCPGLSIKFHDKVAGEKYHWCYENGLQDYLKEAVAKWPNLPEQPFIGTFASQHEAVDWAVTWLPEGGDSIGESYVNLIPTIQGGTHVNGLRQGLLDSMREFCEFRNLIPRGVKLTPDDIWDKCAFILSVKIQDPQFAGQTKERLSSRQCSAFVSGVVKDAFSLWLNEHTDIAEALAEFCIANAQRRMRASKKVVRKKVTQGPALPGKLTDCGSQEPERTELFLVEGDSAGGSAKQARDRDFQAIMPLRGKILNSWEVESGQILASQEIHDISVALGIDPDSEDLSGLRYGKICILADADSDGLHIATLLCALFTQHFLPLVQAGHVYVAMPPLYRIDVGKEVFYALDEQEKQGILDRIEAEKMRGKVNVQRFKGLGEMNPLQLRETTMDPNTRRLVQLTVDEYDTTMEIMDMLLSKKRAGDRKDWLQEKGNLVTLS